In Microbacterium maritypicum, the following are encoded in one genomic region:
- a CDS encoding metal ABC transporter ATP-binding protein, translating to MSGGAPVLEITDAALQRGDRELWSGLDLTVQPGEFIAVLGPSGSGKTTLLRSILGLQPLSSGSIRVAGEPVHRGNSRIGYIPQQRNLAPDTSMRARDLVGLGVSGSRFGFPIPHRGDRAKVDRLLDAVGASHFADRRVGLLSGGEQQRLRVGQALADEPALLLCDEPLSNLDLANQLAVTDIIDRQRREREAAVLFVTHDINPILGRVDRILYIAGGRFLLGTPDEVLQTRVLSDLYGTPVFVLRAGDRLVVVGVPDAEPHHDHGDHEHGGAA from the coding sequence GTGAGCGGCGGCGCTCCGGTCCTCGAGATCACCGACGCCGCGCTCCAGCGCGGGGATCGCGAACTCTGGTCAGGGCTCGACCTGACGGTGCAGCCCGGCGAGTTCATCGCGGTGCTCGGCCCGTCCGGGTCGGGCAAGACCACGCTGCTGCGCAGCATCCTCGGTCTGCAGCCGCTGTCTTCAGGGTCGATCCGTGTCGCGGGGGAGCCCGTGCACCGCGGGAACTCCCGCATCGGCTACATCCCGCAGCAGCGCAACCTCGCCCCCGACACCAGCATGCGAGCCCGCGACCTGGTGGGCCTCGGCGTCAGCGGAAGCCGGTTCGGGTTCCCGATCCCGCATCGCGGCGACCGCGCCAAGGTCGACCGGCTGCTCGACGCGGTCGGTGCCTCGCACTTCGCCGATCGTCGCGTCGGCCTGCTCTCAGGTGGCGAGCAGCAGCGGCTGCGGGTCGGTCAGGCCCTCGCCGACGAGCCGGCGCTGCTGCTGTGCGACGAGCCACTGTCGAACCTCGACCTGGCCAACCAGCTGGCCGTGACCGACATCATCGACCGCCAACGCCGTGAGCGCGAGGCCGCAGTGCTGTTCGTCACGCACGACATCAACCCGATCCTCGGCCGTGTCGACCGCATCCTCTACATCGCGGGCGGCCGGTTCCTCCTGGGCACTCCCGACGAGGTGCTGCAGACCCGCGTGCTCAGCGACCTCTACGGCACCCCGGTGTTCGTGCTCCGCGCGGGCGACCGGCTGGTCGTCGTCGGTGTTCCGGATGCCGAGCCGCACCACGACCACGGCGACCACGAGCACGGAGGAGCGGCATGA
- the rpsN gene encoding 30S ribosomal protein S14 — MAKKSKIARNEQRKVIVERYAERRAELKKTLVDPNATDEAREAARVGLQKLPRNASPARVRSRDVIDGRPRGVLTKFGISRVRFRDMAHRGELPGVTKSSW, encoded by the coding sequence ATGGCTAAGAAGAGCAAGATCGCTCGCAACGAGCAGCGCAAGGTCATCGTCGAGCGTTACGCCGAGCGTCGCGCCGAGCTGAAGAAGACCCTGGTCGACCCGAACGCCACCGACGAGGCCCGCGAGGCCGCACGCGTCGGCCTGCAGAAGCTGCCGCGCAACGCGTCGCCGGCTCGCGTGCGTTCGCGCGACGTCATCGACGGCCGCCCCCGCGGTGTCCTCACGAAGTTCGGCATCTCGCGTGTCCGCTTCCGTGACATGGCACACCGTGGCGAGCTGCCCGGTGTCACCAAGTCGAGCTGGTAA
- a CDS encoding Fur family transcriptional regulator: MAQRNTWQRERVREALADARGFVSAQNLHASLRDDNTGIGLATVYRALAGLAASGDADSLQSPEGEALYRACTTQGHHHHLICRSCGLTVEIEAKDVEQWAHRTAALHGFTDAAHVVDIFGLCTPCTNKRDAERAANP; the protein is encoded by the coding sequence ATGGCTCAGCGGAACACCTGGCAGCGCGAACGCGTGCGCGAAGCACTCGCCGACGCGCGCGGTTTCGTGAGTGCGCAGAATCTCCACGCCTCGCTGCGTGACGACAACACCGGCATCGGCCTCGCCACCGTGTACCGCGCGCTCGCCGGCCTCGCCGCTTCCGGTGACGCCGATTCGTTGCAGAGCCCCGAGGGTGAGGCGCTGTACCGCGCCTGCACGACGCAGGGTCACCACCACCACCTCATCTGCCGGTCCTGCGGCCTGACGGTCGAGATCGAGGCCAAGGACGTCGAGCAGTGGGCGCACCGCACCGCGGCACTGCACGGATTCACGGATGCCGCACACGTGGTCGACATCTTCGGGCTGTGCACGCCGTGCACGAACAAGCGAGACGCCGAAAGGGCTGCGAACCCGTGA
- a CDS encoding TetR/AcrR family transcriptional regulator, translating to MDTTTKRPSPARARLIDAATRLFYEQGIHAVGVDRVIEEAGVTRATLYKQFGGKENLVLAYLGHEDEMLRAMFTEAGATVSDPDALLDAVVQGIAADIREHHTRGCPFINAAAEYPDAGGAVRQLIDEHREWFRSTLQQVAEAADLERPEEVAASLVLLRDAALVGGYLDGEGRVSPAFERTARAVIDAHRAR from the coding sequence ATGGACACCACGACGAAGCGCCCCAGCCCCGCCCGCGCACGGCTGATCGATGCCGCCACCCGCCTCTTCTACGAACAGGGCATCCACGCGGTCGGCGTCGACCGTGTGATCGAGGAGGCCGGGGTCACCCGCGCCACCCTCTACAAGCAGTTCGGCGGCAAGGAGAACCTCGTGCTCGCCTATCTCGGCCACGAGGACGAGATGCTCCGCGCGATGTTCACGGAGGCGGGAGCGACCGTCTCCGATCCTGACGCGCTGCTGGATGCGGTCGTCCAGGGCATCGCGGCCGACATCCGCGAACACCATACGCGGGGCTGCCCCTTCATCAACGCGGCCGCGGAGTATCCGGATGCCGGTGGGGCCGTGCGGCAGCTCATCGACGAGCACCGGGAGTGGTTCCGCTCCACGCTGCAGCAGGTCGCCGAGGCGGCCGATCTCGAGCGTCCCGAGGAGGTCGCAGCCTCCCTCGTGCTGCTGCGCGATGCCGCGCTCGTCGGCGGATATCTCGACGGCGAAGGCCGCGTCAGCCCGGCGTTCGAGCGCACCGCCCGGGCCGTGATCGACGCGCACCGCGCTCGTTGA
- a CDS encoding HU family DNA-binding protein, giving the protein MADKSITKTELVASIASATGQSQATVSGVLDSLFATVSDAVAKGSKVSIPGWISFEQVDTAARTGRNPQTGAEIKIPAGKRVKVTAGSKLKAAVK; this is encoded by the coding sequence ATGGCTGACAAGTCCATCACCAAGACCGAGCTCGTCGCGAGCATCGCAAGCGCCACGGGCCAGAGCCAGGCCACCGTCTCCGGTGTCCTCGACTCGCTGTTCGCCACGGTCTCCGACGCTGTTGCCAAGGGCAGCAAGGTCTCCATCCCGGGCTGGATCTCCTTCGAGCAGGTCGACACCGCTGCTCGCACGGGCCGCAACCCGCAGACCGGCGCCGAGATCAAGATCCCGGCCGGCAAGCGCGTCAAGGTGACCGCTGGCTCCAAGCTCAAGGCTGCCGTCAAGTAA
- a CDS encoding alpha/beta hydrolase gives MNTTDKTPIVLIHGLWMTPTSWTTWAERFRAQGHEVIVPGWPGIDDRSVEDIRRDPSALKGIGLKQIVDHYERIIRSLPVKPIVMGHSFGGVITQMLADRGVGAAYVGVAPGQTAGITTLPLSTLWTGTPILANPFGRNGAKPLSKRHFHFTFGNDLSRAESDRLWEESAVNSYNRVFFEGVASAFNEKGGVTHVDYARTDRAPLYVITGEIDHVVPPAIGRAIVQKYRSTGSPAVVEYKEYPGRTHRLVSQDGWEEIADEALTWAVAHTTAAVA, from the coding sequence ATGAACACCACCGACAAGACCCCCATCGTCCTCATCCACGGGCTGTGGATGACCCCGACCAGCTGGACCACCTGGGCCGAGCGCTTCCGCGCGCAGGGCCACGAGGTCATCGTCCCGGGATGGCCCGGCATCGACGACCGCTCGGTCGAGGACATCCGCCGCGACCCGTCCGCCCTGAAGGGCATCGGACTGAAGCAGATCGTCGACCACTACGAGCGCATCATCCGCTCGCTGCCCGTGAAGCCGATCGTCATGGGCCACTCCTTCGGCGGGGTCATCACGCAGATGCTGGCCGACCGCGGCGTCGGCGCGGCATACGTGGGCGTCGCCCCGGGACAGACCGCCGGCATCACCACCCTGCCGTTGTCGACGCTCTGGACCGGTACCCCGATCCTCGCGAACCCCTTCGGCCGCAACGGCGCCAAGCCGCTGTCGAAGCGCCACTTCCACTTCACGTTCGGCAACGACCTGAGCCGCGCCGAGTCCGACCGCCTCTGGGAGGAATCGGCCGTGAACTCCTACAACCGGGTCTTCTTCGAGGGCGTCGCGTCCGCGTTCAACGAGAAGGGCGGCGTCACGCACGTCGACTACGCGCGCACCGACCGGGCCCCGCTGTATGTGATCACGGGTGAGATCGACCACGTCGTGCCGCCGGCGATCGGTCGTGCGATCGTGCAGAAGTACCGCTCCACCGGCAGCCCCGCCGTCGTCGAGTACAAGGAGTACCCCGGGCGCACCCACCGCCTGGTCAGCCAGGACGGCTGGGAAGAGATCGCCGATGAGGCCCTCACCTGGGCCGTCGCGCACACCACCGCCGCCGTCGCGTGA
- the rpmG gene encoding 50S ribosomal protein L33, with protein sequence MAKKAQDVRPIIKLRSTAGTGYTYVTKKNRRNTPDRLVLKKYDPVIRQHVEFREER encoded by the coding sequence ATGGCCAAGAAGGCTCAGGACGTTCGTCCGATCATCAAGCTGCGTTCGACGGCAGGTACGGGTTACACGTACGTGACGAAGAAGAACCGCCGCAACACCCCCGACCGCCTCGTGCTCAAGAAGTACGACCCGGTCATCCGTCAGCACGTCGAATTCCGAGAGGAGCGTTGA
- a CDS encoding metal ABC transporter permease, with amino-acid sequence MRPLVDWSDVFSFQDYGELVALLSNSIIAGAVLGIVGGLIGVFVMQRDLAFAVHGVSELSFAGAAAALLFGGSVVFGSLAGALIAAILIGILGAKARDRNSIVGVLMPFGLGLGILFLSLYDGRSANRFSLLTGQIVSVSSPDLGWLIGISMVVLLGLLVMWNPLRFDSLDPESAAARGVPTRAVSLLFMVLLGLIVAVSVHIIGALLVMALLVTPAAAAMRVTAGPIAVPLLSALFGFVSAVGGILLALAGTLPVSPYITTLSFTIYVVCWIVQKTRARVKRVRA; translated from the coding sequence ATGAGGCCCCTGGTCGACTGGAGCGACGTCTTCTCGTTCCAGGACTACGGCGAGCTTGTCGCCCTGCTGTCGAACTCGATCATCGCGGGTGCCGTCCTCGGCATCGTCGGCGGACTGATCGGCGTCTTCGTCATGCAGCGCGACCTCGCGTTCGCGGTGCACGGCGTGAGCGAGTTGTCGTTCGCGGGTGCCGCCGCCGCCCTGCTGTTCGGCGGCAGCGTGGTGTTCGGGTCGTTGGCCGGCGCCCTGATCGCGGCGATCCTGATCGGCATCCTCGGCGCCAAGGCCAGGGACCGCAACTCGATCGTCGGGGTGCTGATGCCGTTCGGCCTGGGCCTCGGCATCCTGTTCCTCTCCCTCTACGACGGCCGCAGCGCCAACCGGTTCAGCCTGCTCACCGGCCAGATCGTGTCGGTGTCGAGCCCCGACCTCGGCTGGCTCATCGGCATCAGCATGGTCGTGCTGCTGGGGCTGCTCGTGATGTGGAACCCGCTGCGCTTCGACTCGCTCGACCCGGAATCGGCTGCTGCGCGCGGAGTGCCGACCCGTGCCGTGAGCCTGCTGTTCATGGTGCTGCTCGGCCTCATCGTCGCGGTGAGCGTGCACATCATCGGTGCGCTGCTGGTGATGGCGCTGCTGGTCACACCCGCCGCTGCGGCGATGCGGGTCACGGCCGGCCCCATCGCGGTGCCACTGCTGTCCGCCCTGTTCGGATTCGTCTCGGCCGTCGGCGGCATCCTGCTCGCCCTCGCCGGCACGCTGCCCGTGAGCCCGTACATCACGACCCTGTCGTTCACCATCTACGTCGTGTGCTGGATCGTGCAGAAGACACGGGCTCGGGTGAAGCGCGTCCGGGCCTGA
- the rpmB gene encoding 50S ribosomal protein L28 — protein MAAVCQVTGAVPGFGHNVSHSHRRTKRRFDPNVQKKTYFVPSLGRKITLNVSAKGIKVIDVRGIENVVKDLQAKGVKL, from the coding sequence ATGGCAGCAGTGTGCCAGGTGACCGGAGCTGTTCCCGGCTTCGGACACAATGTCTCGCACTCGCACCGCCGGACGAAGCGCCGCTTCGACCCGAACGTGCAGAAGAAGACGTATTTCGTTCCGTCGCTCGGTCGTAAGATCACGCTCAACGTGTCCGCCAAGGGCATCAAGGTGATCGACGTCCGCGGCATCGAGAACGTGGTCAAGGACCTCCAGGCGAAGGGTGTGAAGCTCTAA
- a CDS encoding DNA-3-methyladenine glycosylase — MSTRDALRRAVRADLGGSAVDVAPRLLGAELRTFVVGPEATDPVEVRLRITEVEAYHGRGTGEIADPGSHARMGPTARNATMWGEPGHLYVYLSHGIHSCVNVVCGPEGQGDGVLLRAGEIVAGADAAARRRGAVLPLGRIALRDLARGPGRLGQAVGLRHPLHDGIDAVTGEERHGARAELWLGDQRDDVVRGPRVGVAGVAGTHAFPWRFWIDGDPTVSPFRWGRGAAEAAALDGTPPVLN, encoded by the coding sequence ATGTCGACGCGCGATGCCCTGCGCCGTGCCGTTCGCGCCGATCTGGGCGGCTCTGCCGTCGACGTCGCGCCGCGACTGCTCGGCGCGGAACTGCGCACGTTCGTCGTCGGGCCCGAAGCCACAGACCCGGTCGAGGTGCGGCTGCGTATCACCGAGGTCGAGGCGTACCACGGGCGGGGCACCGGCGAAATCGCGGATCCCGGATCACATGCGCGGATGGGGCCGACCGCCCGCAACGCCACGATGTGGGGCGAGCCGGGGCACCTGTACGTGTACCTGAGTCACGGCATCCACTCCTGCGTCAACGTCGTGTGCGGGCCCGAGGGACAGGGCGACGGCGTGCTGCTGCGCGCGGGCGAGATCGTGGCCGGAGCGGATGCCGCGGCTCGGCGGCGCGGCGCGGTGCTGCCTCTCGGTCGCATCGCCCTTCGCGACCTCGCCCGCGGGCCGGGACGCCTCGGTCAGGCCGTCGGGTTGCGGCATCCGCTGCACGACGGGATCGACGCCGTCACGGGGGAGGAGCGGCACGGTGCCCGCGCCGAGCTGTGGTTGGGTGATCAGCGAGACGACGTGGTGCGCGGCCCGCGCGTCGGTGTCGCCGGAGTCGCCGGCACGCACGCGTTCCCCTGGCGCTTCTGGATCGATGGCGACCCCACCGTGTCGCCCTTCCGCTGGGGGCGGGGCGCGGCCGAGGCCGCGGCGCTCGACGGCACTCCGCCCGTGCTAAACTGA
- a CDS encoding TIGR03943 family protein, with protein MSEQTAIRARALGTRWLGVGLAAVISVVTLGLGLTGRLNLYISPESVWFACTAAVVTLAGAIWSCTLPLGEEGDHGHDHGPAPVVAEGSDDADHGSHPASPRRSLAGVGAVAGGVIATGVVAAALVLPPASLSVELAMSRAGEQSALFAGSDTVALGVADTSTFGVGDWASVFAAATNTAAYDGAPVTLTGFVTPDSSGDDGVNLTRLVITHCVIDAQTAALPVDVDPDDYATGQWVEITGTVRADADGKLRVEPTDVVAIDEPGDPYEY; from the coding sequence TTGTCTGAGCAGACCGCCATCCGCGCCCGCGCGCTCGGCACCCGCTGGCTGGGTGTGGGGCTCGCCGCCGTGATCTCGGTGGTCACGCTCGGCCTCGGCCTCACCGGGCGTCTCAACCTCTACATCAGCCCCGAGTCGGTGTGGTTCGCGTGCACCGCCGCGGTCGTGACACTGGCCGGCGCGATCTGGTCGTGCACGCTCCCGCTCGGCGAGGAGGGCGATCACGGGCACGATCACGGGCCCGCTCCGGTGGTCGCGGAGGGCTCGGATGATGCCGATCACGGCTCGCACCCCGCGTCGCCTCGACGTTCTCTTGCGGGTGTCGGTGCCGTCGCGGGCGGAGTGATCGCCACGGGCGTCGTCGCGGCCGCACTCGTGCTGCCGCCGGCCTCGCTGTCGGTCGAGCTGGCGATGTCGCGCGCGGGGGAGCAGAGCGCGCTGTTCGCGGGGTCGGACACTGTCGCGCTCGGCGTCGCCGACACCTCCACGTTCGGCGTGGGGGACTGGGCGAGCGTCTTCGCCGCGGCCACGAACACCGCCGCCTATGACGGCGCACCGGTGACCCTCACGGGCTTCGTGACACCCGATTCCTCGGGCGATGACGGCGTGAACCTCACCCGACTGGTCATCACGCACTGCGTGATCGACGCGCAGACCGCGGCACTCCCGGTCGACGTCGATCCGGATGACTACGCGACCGGACAGTGGGTCGAGATCACCGGGACCGTGCGCGCGGATGCCGACGGAAAGCTCCGTGTCGAGCCGACCGATGTCGTCGCGATCGACGAGCCGGGGGATCCGTATGAGTACTGA
- a CDS encoding permease, whose product MSPSAGTATRHGHTHRPAPSARSAWIGVGLGVVIIAALFLIDAFVPTLFPAALPTRAQDGLTLALSVLIEALPFVILGVLLSIVVQVWLPPDVIHRWLPRRAWARRAVLSLLGMLIPVCECGNVPFARGLMMRGLAPAEAMTFLIAAPIVNPIVILTTHAAFGWDGGILVARLVGGYLIANLIGWIYSRHPDPDGMLTQRFVDTCDRVTHEPGTPVRRSLTQFLVELRAVMPALVIGSALAGAVQVLIPREWLLAIGSNPVLSIVAMMILAMTVAICSNVDAFFALSFASTFSSGAIVAFLLVGPLVDVKMLALMRTTFTTRTLVGIVGIVLASAFAIGIGVNVLV is encoded by the coding sequence GTGAGCCCCTCGGCAGGTACGGCGACCCGTCACGGTCACACGCATCGCCCGGCGCCGTCCGCGCGCTCGGCCTGGATCGGAGTCGGTCTCGGCGTCGTCATCATCGCGGCGCTGTTCCTGATCGACGCCTTCGTGCCCACGCTCTTCCCCGCAGCCCTCCCCACCCGCGCGCAGGACGGCCTCACCCTCGCGCTGAGCGTGCTCATCGAGGCGCTGCCGTTCGTGATCCTCGGCGTGCTGCTGTCGATCGTGGTGCAGGTGTGGCTGCCGCCCGACGTCATCCACCGCTGGCTGCCTCGGCGCGCCTGGGCCCGTCGTGCCGTGCTGTCGCTGCTCGGCATGCTGATCCCGGTCTGCGAGTGCGGCAACGTGCCCTTCGCGCGCGGGCTGATGATGCGCGGGCTCGCTCCGGCCGAGGCGATGACCTTCCTCATCGCGGCGCCGATCGTGAACCCGATCGTGATCCTCACCACGCACGCGGCGTTCGGCTGGGACGGCGGCATCCTGGTCGCCCGCCTCGTCGGCGGCTACCTGATCGCGAACCTGATCGGCTGGATCTACAGCCGCCACCCCGACCCGGACGGCATGCTCACGCAGCGCTTCGTCGACACGTGCGACCGCGTGACGCACGAACCGGGCACGCCGGTGCGCCGCAGCCTGACGCAGTTCCTCGTCGAGCTGCGCGCCGTGATGCCCGCGCTGGTGATCGGCTCGGCGCTCGCCGGAGCCGTGCAGGTGCTCATCCCGCGGGAATGGCTGCTGGCGATCGGGTCGAACCCGGTGCTGTCGATCGTCGCGATGATGATCCTCGCGATGACCGTCGCCATCTGCTCGAACGTCGACGCCTTCTTCGCGCTGTCGTTCGCGTCGACGTTCTCGTCCGGTGCCATCGTCGCCTTCCTCCTGGTGGGCCCGCTCGTCGACGTCAAGATGCTCGCGCTCATGCGCACCACGTTCACGACGCGCACCCTCGTGGGCATCGTGGGCATCGTGCTCGCCTCGGCCTTCGCCATCGGGATCGGGGTGAACGTCCTTGTCTGA
- a CDS encoding endonuclease domain-containing protein: MDPVDELSRRGGVARVRTLREAGVSEYALRRSKEQCEITTVRQGWVALPDADPQTVGAVSRGVVLSCVTAAERYGLWVPAKSALHVAARPNSARIRVPSQVVVHWSKPVVLRPPDAAVDELVNALALIAQCQPFETALVIWESAMNKGLIDDARLRGLELPPPARTLLARARPFADSGLETIVIHRLRWMGLRMLPQAWVVDRRVDLLIGDRLVIQLDGATHTGVQRTRDIAHDAQLLIRGYRVLRFSYEQVMERWPEVQSVIMEAVAQGAHVA, encoded by the coding sequence ATGGATCCCGTGGATGAGCTGAGCCGTCGTGGAGGAGTCGCACGAGTGCGCACGCTTCGAGAAGCCGGTGTGAGCGAGTACGCGCTGCGGCGGTCGAAGGAGCAGTGCGAGATCACGACCGTGCGCCAGGGGTGGGTGGCGCTGCCCGACGCCGATCCGCAGACGGTCGGAGCGGTGTCCCGCGGAGTCGTGCTGAGCTGCGTGACGGCGGCGGAGCGGTACGGGCTCTGGGTTCCCGCGAAGTCGGCGCTCCACGTCGCCGCCCGCCCGAACTCTGCGCGCATTCGGGTGCCGTCGCAGGTCGTCGTGCACTGGTCGAAGCCTGTGGTCCTGCGTCCTCCGGACGCCGCGGTCGACGAACTCGTGAACGCCCTCGCTCTGATCGCGCAGTGCCAGCCGTTCGAGACCGCCCTCGTCATCTGGGAGTCGGCGATGAACAAGGGGCTCATAGATGACGCGAGACTCCGAGGCCTCGAGCTTCCGCCGCCCGCCCGAACGCTTCTCGCGAGGGCGCGCCCCTTCGCGGACTCCGGGCTGGAGACCATCGTCATCCATCGGCTCCGGTGGATGGGGCTGCGGATGCTGCCGCAGGCGTGGGTCGTGGATCGCCGGGTCGATCTCCTCATCGGTGACCGGCTGGTGATCCAGCTCGACGGCGCGACCCACACAGGGGTGCAACGGACCAGGGACATCGCGCATGACGCGCAGCTGCTGATCCGGGGTTACCGGGTGCTGCGTTTCAGCTACGAGCAGGTGATGGAGCGCTGGCCCGAGGTGCAGTCGGTGATCATGGAGGCCGTTGCGCAAGGAGCGCACGTTGCATGA
- a CDS encoding cytochrome c oxidase assembly protein, giving the protein MSSRSESTSRISAYRIAGIVILLVAALVALTLALLVGGGAKPPLLQDPGPFVLWGTPIAKLVMNMSGAVMLGSLVLALFGLRAGDRSFDAALNIASVGAAVFTISAGVAGFLAFMAAFNPKLSIEREFGTQLGRFLLELPLGQSWLITTLFGAIITVLAFAWRSWTPTLITALLAAASFLPLATQGHAGDLAGHNMAVNSILLHTIGAAVWLGGLLLLILLRGRADVDTARLVGRYSSLAIAAFAVVAVSGVTRSIVAVGDWNALWTTPYGWIVLAKVALLGGMGLLGAWYRARLIPKLAGARAAGWFWLLVLCEVALMGLASGAAAALARTPPPTGETAAFLQTPAQILTGATLPPELTLERWFTAWDIDVLWLIAAGLGLFFYLAGVWRLHRRGDRWPIHRTVFWVLGALLLVWVTGGPINAYQEYLFSIHMMGHMMLSMAIPLLLVSGAPITLALRAIHKRDDGTRGGREWIMWAVHSPFARVVTHPFVAAAIFILSLWAFYFTDLVRWSMFEHLGHEWMVIHFLISGYLFVMSLIGADPVPYRLPYPGRLITLIAVMAMHAFFGIAIMMQEGLMVADWFGAMGRDWGVDPLQDQYVGGGIAWSIGEIPTLILAITVAIQWSRSDTKLQRRADRHADRTGDAELEEYNAKLAALAERDQRREEREGR; this is encoded by the coding sequence GTGAGTTCCCGCAGCGAGTCGACGAGTCGGATCTCGGCGTATCGCATCGCCGGGATCGTCATCCTCCTCGTCGCGGCACTGGTCGCCCTGACGCTCGCGCTCCTCGTCGGCGGCGGCGCTAAGCCCCCGCTCCTGCAGGACCCTGGTCCCTTCGTGCTCTGGGGCACGCCGATCGCCAAGCTCGTGATGAACATGTCCGGTGCGGTGATGCTCGGCTCCCTGGTACTGGCCCTGTTCGGGTTGCGCGCGGGGGACCGCTCGTTCGACGCCGCGCTGAACATCGCCTCGGTCGGCGCCGCCGTGTTCACGATCTCGGCGGGCGTCGCCGGGTTCCTCGCCTTCATGGCCGCCTTCAACCCGAAGCTCAGCATCGAGCGCGAGTTCGGTACGCAGCTGGGCCGCTTCCTGCTGGAACTGCCGCTCGGCCAGTCCTGGCTCATCACGACGCTCTTCGGTGCGATCATCACGGTGCTCGCGTTCGCCTGGCGTTCATGGACGCCCACGCTCATCACGGCGCTGCTGGCCGCGGCATCCTTCCTCCCACTCGCGACGCAGGGTCACGCGGGCGATCTCGCCGGGCACAACATGGCGGTCAACTCGATCCTGCTGCACACGATCGGCGCCGCCGTCTGGCTCGGCGGACTTCTGCTGCTGATCCTGCTGCGCGGACGTGCCGACGTCGACACCGCGAGGCTCGTCGGGCGCTATTCGTCGCTCGCGATCGCCGCCTTCGCCGTGGTCGCCGTGTCGGGGGTCACGCGATCGATCGTCGCCGTCGGCGACTGGAACGCGCTGTGGACCACGCCCTACGGCTGGATCGTGCTCGCCAAGGTCGCGCTGCTGGGCGGCATGGGCCTGCTCGGCGCCTGGTACCGCGCGCGCCTCATCCCGAAGCTCGCCGGAGCCCGTGCCGCCGGCTGGTTCTGGCTGCTCGTGCTGTGCGAGGTCGCGCTGATGGGCCTCGCCTCCGGCGCCGCGGCCGCGCTGGCCCGCACGCCCCCTCCCACCGGCGAGACCGCCGCCTTCCTGCAGACGCCCGCCCAGATCCTGACCGGAGCGACGCTGCCGCCGGAGCTCACCCTCGAGCGCTGGTTCACGGCATGGGACATCGACGTGCTCTGGCTCATCGCCGCGGGCCTCGGACTGTTCTTCTACCTGGCTGGCGTGTGGCGCCTGCATCGGCGTGGTGACCGCTGGCCGATCCATCGCACGGTCTTCTGGGTGCTGGGGGCGCTGCTGCTCGTCTGGGTCACCGGCGGGCCGATCAACGCGTACCAGGAGTACCTGTTCAGCATCCACATGATGGGCCACATGATGCTGTCGATGGCGATCCCGCTGTTGCTCGTCTCCGGGGCCCCGATCACCCTCGCGCTGCGTGCCATCCACAAGCGCGACGACGGCACCCGTGGCGGCCGCGAGTGGATCATGTGGGCCGTGCACTCGCCGTTCGCCCGCGTGGTCACGCATCCGTTCGTCGCGGCGGCGATCTTCATCCTGTCGCTGTGGGCCTTCTACTTCACCGATCTCGTGCGCTGGTCGATGTTCGAGCATCTCGGGCACGAGTGGATGGTCATCCACTTCCTGATCTCGGGCTACCTGTTCGTCATGAGCCTCATCGGCGCGGACCCGGTTCCGTACCGTCTGCCGTATCCCGGGCGCCTGATCACGCTGATCGCCGTCATGGCGATGCACGCGTTCTTCGGCATCGCGATCATGATGCAGGAGGGGCTGATGGTCGCCGACTGGTTCGGGGCGATGGGTCGCGACTGGGGTGTGGACCCGCTGCAGGACCAGTACGTCGGCGGCGGCATCGCGTGGTCGATCGGGGAGATCCCGACGCTGATCCTCGCGATCACGGTCGCCATCCAGTGGAGCCGCAGCGACACCAAGCTGCAGCGTCGGGCGGACCGGCACGCGGATCGCACGGGTGACGCGGAGCTCGAGGAGTACAACGCCAAGCTCGCCGCCCTCGCCGAGCGTGATCAGCGCCGCGAGGAGCGCGAAGGCCGCTGA